From the Mycoplasmatota bacterium genome, the window GTTTCCTTTGGTTCTTATTATGTCTTTCAAAATCATGTCTTTAATTTTTTTTTCTGTCATGAGCCACCTCTTTTAATTTATTTGAAGTAATATCTCTTCCTTTCTATAATAACACAATTATCGTATTAAGTAAACATAAATAACACAATTTGTGTGTTAAAGTGTGTTGTTAATAATAACACATTATTTGTATTAACAACATATTTAAAAACATATGTATTGTAATTACTATGTTCTATTTAACACAATAATTGTATTAAGTGTAATGTGAATACAAAGGTTTGTAATACAATAATCGTGTTATGTATTTAAATAAGATAATTTCATATATAATTCAGTTAAGTATTAACATAATACAAAATATGTGTTATAATATAAATGTATTAATACAATGATTGTATTATAATAACCAATAATAACACAATAATTGTATTATTAGTAACACAATTATTGTGTTACGTTAAAGGAGCTGGTTGTAATGTTGTTTGAATTAGAAAATGCAGATACAATGATTAAATCCTGGTTAGATATTGTGGATTTTAATACACATCATTATAAATCTGGTATAGAAAAGGGGAGTCCTTACGATTTATCAAAACATCACTCTCATGATTCTATTACATTTGATAGCGAACATTTTAATAGTTATTTAGGAGCTGGATTAATAAAAGATGTATCACTAGATGATTTGCCATTTTCAGATATTGAATTTAAAGGAATGAAACTTGCTTTAAAGGAGGTTGATGAACGAAATAATTCCAAAACATATGTGTTAAAGGATATTACTGAACATCCTCTATATGTAAAAAATATAAGAACAGATACTTATAATCAAATTGATAGCAAACATACTAGAAATGAGTTTAAAGCTGTTCGTTACTATAATTATAAAACATCAAATGATGTCTTGATTCAGTTTAAGGAAAAAGAATCGTTAGAACTATTAATGATGTCTATCTTAAAAAGCAATAATCCGGTTGTTAGTTGTTCTTTTGGAAAAGATAGTTTAGTTACTCTTCATTTGACTTTAAGAGTATTTGACATGTTAAATATTGAGAGAGGAAAATTAAATGTATTTTACAGTGATACATTAAATGAATTTCCAGAGATTAGAAAATTATCAAAAAAACTTGAAAAAGAGTGGGGATTTAACTTAATGGTTGGGAAACCAAAAAAGCCACTTAAAAAAATAATTGAAGAATATGGAGGAATGGATGAATCTTACTTTACAAGAAAAGGTGATAGAACTAATGATAGAACACCTTTGTCTGAAGTCTGCTGTAGTAATTTGAAACATAAACCATATAAAGAATTTTTTAAAAAACATGATTTTGATTTAAATATTACAGGTTTACGAAGTGAAGAAAGCGTTCAAAGGCTTCAAGCAGGACTTCGTGATGGAGAATATTACTATGCTAAAAGCGAATGGAAATCATGTAAGATAAATCCAATTCTACACTGGAGAGATGAAGATGTTTTTTCATATATCAAAAAGTACCTTATCCCAATGCCGAAGTTATATAATCAAAACATGATAATGAACTATAATAATCTTGGACTGTTAGAACAAGAAAGATTAATCGAACTAGGAATAGATAATGATGTTATTCATGATCCTTTACTTGCTTTGGAATTAAAAAAGGACAAAACATATAGATTTAATATATATATGCCTAGAGTGGGGTGTCAAATTTGCATTATCCCCATTAAATATGGATATCTCCGGTGGCTTCGTAGATTTTATCCTAATGCCTTTAGAGCTTCAATATTCAATTTTGGCTATGGAAAGATTCTATGGAAGATGATCAATAATTCAGTAAAAAGAGAAGTGGAATTCTTTTTAAATCGTAAAATAGACTTTAAGGATCTAACAGATAAAGAACTTTTAAAAGACATTGTAGAATATAGACCTTGTACATTTGACATGATATAGATATGAAATATATTTTTGGGAGGAAAGCTTGACATGATATTTCAAGGACATTATTTCAGTACTAAATTTGAAAATTATTCCGATAAAGAATTATTAAATATTATTATCCAGAGACTATTAGATGAATATAATAAATCTCCAAATCATCCAGGGCATGAATATTTATTAGAAAAGTCATGTGAAAAAATTAAATATAAGAAATATTATCTTGATAATGTTTTGTTATATACTACCTATTTGCGATTATCTTCACTAGAAATACACGAATACATGATGAATCATTACCAACTAATAGCAAATAAAACTGAAATAACAGATGAATATATTAAATATTATTTTAAGACACCTTACAATTTCCAATATAGCCTTTTTAATATTTAGTAAATATTTGTAAATAAAATTGATTGTTTTCGAGAAGTTAAACTTTAAATGATTTGGTTAAAAAATGCTGAATGGTTAAATATTTTCAGTATTTTTTATTTTTATATCATTTCAACAAAAATATAAATAATTATTAATATAACACAAATATTGTGTTATAATTATAGTGTAATAACACGATTGTTGTATTATATTTAAGGAGTGAACAAAGATGTAAGAGTGAAAAACTAAAGAAAGAACAGTTAAATTATAAAAATGTTTATTATCAATTTCAATTAGATTTATTTTAACACTCTCTCAAAGTTAAAATAAGCCTTTCTAAGGAGACTTTAACTTCTTATTGGTAAACTTATAACCGTTAATTAAAAACAACATACAAAAGAAAAAAGGGGGAATATAACATGTTTAGCAAAGACTTTTTTCCTACACCAGAAAATTTAATTAGTAAAATGTATTATAAACTTGATCGAAATTTAGTTTCTTATATTCTAGAGCCTTCAGCTGGTAAAGGTGATCTAGCAAAAGGAATAGAAGAAAAGTTTAAATTTCATAATCGAAAAGTAAATATCGATTGTATAGAATTAGATGTTGAATTAAATAATTATTTGATGGCCAATGGATATAATGTTGTTTGGAATGATTTCTTAACTTATAACACATACAAAGTTTACGATACATTGCTCATGAATCCACCATTTTCACAGGGGGTTAAACATTTACTTAAGGCAATACAGATGATGGAAAATACAAACGGTCAAATCGTTTGCTTATTAAATGCAGATACAATTAAAAATCCTTATTCTACTGAACGTCAACATTTATCTACTCTATTAGAAAAATACAAAGCAGATATAGAATTTATAGAAAAAGGATTTAAACAAGCAGAACGAAAGACATTAGTTGATGTAGCTTTAATTTATCTAAAATTTGAGTCTAAATATAGAGAATCCAATATATTTAAAGCGATTGAATTCGAAACAGCGAAAGAATTTAAAGAAACAATAGAAGAATTTAAAATGAATCAAATCATGTTAAAAGATGATACTATCAAATCTTTAGTTTTTCAGTATAATTTAGAATGTAAATTGCTGAATAATTTAGTTGAAAGTTATAATACTTTTAAAAATTATCATAAATCTGTTAAAGATGTTAATAATACTTATCGTGATATTGTAAAATTAAATGGTTCCAGTTGTTCTAATTACAATGAGTGGGTGGTAGGGATAAGAGAAGCTTACTGGGAAAAAATTTTAAGGACAGAAATGTTTAATAAATATCTTACATCCAATATTAGAGAACAATTTCATGAATTATTTAAAAAACAAGCGAATATAGAATTTAATTTTGAAAATATACTGAAAGTTCAGGAGTTATTAATGAGTGTGTTCCTTCGTAGCATTGAGGATAGTGTAGAGGATGTGTTCGATTCATTAACAAAACACTATTATAATAGTTATACAAAAAACATTCATTATTATAATGGATGGAAAACGAACAAAGCTTCGAGAATAAACAAAAAAATTATATTACCTATTAATTTATATAATGAATGGAACAATACCTTTACGCTTTCAAGATATCATGGTAGAGGTTCAATAAATATCGATGAAATTGAAAAGATATTAAATTATTTTGATGGATTTAAACCATACCAAAGCATTTTTAATTTAAAAGTAAAATATAATGAAGTAGAAAATGAATATATTCATATTAAAGCTCATAAAAAGGGTACTGTACATATCAGATTCAAACGTTTAGATTTATTAGATCGGTTTAATTTCTATGTAGGAAAGAAAAAGAACTGGCTACCAAACGATGAAGACAAACAATATTATAAAACTGAATATCAACAGATGAAAAAAGAAATCTTTGAATACTATAAACCACATCAAGAACCCAATATAGCATTAGCTTTGCCTAATGTGGCATAAACAGTAATTATAGAATAGGATTTAGTTTAAATTAATAAAGGAGAAAGTTAATGAATAATGTATTGCTTGATATGACTGGTTGTAAAGTAGAAAAAGACGATAAAGGACTATATACAGTAGTTCGTAACGGTGAAGATATTGCTGTAATCAGGAATGATGAAATACCTGGTAAATGGACATTAGAATGGTTTCAAATGGGTGTTAGTCAAAACTACCAAAAAGAACATAGAACTAAAAGAGAAGCTTTAAATTATCTACTGAATGAAATATTAACCAGGAGAGTTTAAACTTTAAAATAAACACACTCAATTAATGAGTGTGTTTTACGTTGTTGTTTTTTTATTTTGGGTGTGGTATCATAAAAATATAATATAATTTGATGGTGGTGAAGAAATTGGAACAATTATCGATATTTGATATTTTAGATGATAGTCCATCGTTTAATCAATGGGTGGAAAAACAAAAGCAAAATAAGATCGAACAGTATTATGAACAAAATTTAAAAGGTAAAACATTAAAGTATATTTCTGAATCATTATTCGATAAATTTGGTCAAATGTATATAGATTATATTAAAGAACTATATGAAGAAATACGTAATTTTTTAACTTTGACAGAGGAATTGTTTTGTTCTGAAGGTATCAGTAAATTGCATAAGCCTACTATAGTTCATCCTTATGGATATTTCAAAGTAGCTTTACCTAAACGAAACACACCAATACTTGTTTTTGGTATGTTACCAAAAGGTACATTAGATATTATTAAAAAGAAATTCTTATTAAAAGAAAAAAAACAACAAAATGATTTTTCTTTATAAAAGAGGTGAATATCAATGCTTTCAGATAATGAAAAAGATTATTTTAACAGTATTGTGAAATTTATTAAACAAAAAATAAATGTTAATATTCCTATTATTCCGTATGATCATGATTTATTACAAGGTAAATCAAAAGAAGCTTTAGGATGTTCCTGGTCAAAAGATAAAATCATAGTTGATAAAATAACTATTGACGAATACTTCATCCAGGAGTGCTATGGCGATTATATGTATCGCTTGGGTTATAAAAGTTTTGTACCTAAAGTAGAAGAAAAATCAATTGAAGAAGTAATTTGTCACGAAATAGCTCATATGAGCTATTGGAGACATGGGAAAAAACATAGAGAATTAACTAGAGAATTAATAATGTTGGTTAACTCAAATAGTCAAAGCCAAGAATATATTTTGTAAATATGGTATAAGAAAAGCACACTCATAAGAATGTGCTTTTCTTTATATTAATTAAATATTGCTGTCATTATAAGGATTATTCCAAAAAAAATTAAAATAAATGTACCAGGTGAAATTTTGTCTTTTTGTTCACCAGATGAATTATCCTCGTTTCGATTTATCGTAATAATTCCTTTTTCTTCTAGTTTTTCAATGAAACTTAATTGATCATTGAATTTTAAGAATCTTTGAAATGTTTTAAAATCGTCTGATTCTCTAATATTATAACTATTATAGATTTCTTTAACCGGTAAATTTTGATAGTTCACAGGTTGTATAATGCTAGATTGATTCACCGGATACGGTTGAATCATTGAATAATGTTGGTTATAACTACTCAAATCTTCTTTATAGGCCATACAAATCTCCTTTGAATTTATTTTTAAATTCATTTAAAGATATTAATACTTCATATGATTTTATCTTTTCAATATAATTTCCAATAACATTG encodes:
- a CDS encoding DUF4942 domain-containing protein translates to MFSKDFFPTPENLISKMYYKLDRNLVSYILEPSAGKGDLAKGIEEKFKFHNRKVNIDCIELDVELNNYLMANGYNVVWNDFLTYNTYKVYDTLLMNPPFSQGVKHLLKAIQMMENTNGQIVCLLNADTIKNPYSTERQHLSTLLEKYKADIEFIEKGFKQAERKTLVDVALIYLKFESKYRESNIFKAIEFETAKEFKETIEEFKMNQIMLKDDTIKSLVFQYNLECKLLNNLVESYNTFKNYHKSVKDVNNTYRDIVKLNGSSCSNYNEWVVGIREAYWEKILRTEMFNKYLTSNIREQFHELFKKQANIEFNFENILKVQELLMSVFLRSIEDSVEDVFDSLTKHYYNSYTKNIHYYNGWKTNKASRINKKIILPINLYNEWNNTFTLSRYHGRGSINIDEIEKILNYFDGFKPYQSIFNLKVKYNEVENEYIHIKAHKKGTVHIRFKRLDLLDRFNFYVGKKKNWLPNDEDKQYYKTEYQQMKKEIFEYYKPHQEPNIALALPNVA
- a CDS encoding phosphoadenosine phosphosulfate reductase family protein, with product MLFELENADTMIKSWLDIVDFNTHHYKSGIEKGSPYDLSKHHSHDSITFDSEHFNSYLGAGLIKDVSLDDLPFSDIEFKGMKLALKEVDERNNSKTYVLKDITEHPLYVKNIRTDTYNQIDSKHTRNEFKAVRYYNYKTSNDVLIQFKEKESLELLMMSILKSNNPVVSCSFGKDSLVTLHLTLRVFDMLNIERGKLNVFYSDTLNEFPEIRKLSKKLEKEWGFNLMVGKPKKPLKKIIEEYGGMDESYFTRKGDRTNDRTPLSEVCCSNLKHKPYKEFFKKHDFDLNITGLRSEESVQRLQAGLRDGEYYYAKSEWKSCKINPILHWRDEDVFSYIKKYLIPMPKLYNQNMIMNYNNLGLLEQERLIELGIDNDVIHDPLLALELKKDKTYRFNIYMPRVGCQICIIPIKYGYLRWLRRFYPNAFRASIFNFGYGKILWKMINNSVKREVEFFLNRKIDFKDLTDKELLKDIVEYRPCTFDMI